In Streptomyces sclerotialus, one genomic interval encodes:
- the ald gene encoding alanine dehydrogenase, whose translation MKIGIPREIKNHEYRVAITPSGVHELVRHGHSVYVEQGAGTGSSIPDAEYAAAGATLLRDADQVWATADMVLKVKEPVAEEYHRMREGQLLFTYLHLAASKECTQAMLESGITGVAYETVQPADGSLPLLFPMSEVAGRLAPQVGAYHLMRAAGGRGVLMGGVSGTSPAKVVVVGAGVSGMNAVAVATGMWADVTLLDIDIEKLRAADRMYQGRIRTVASSAFALERAVLEADLVVGAVLVPGARAPKLISNDLVSRMKEGSVLVDIAIDQGGCFADSRPTTHADPVHRVHGSVFYCVANMPGAVPNTSTYALTNVTLPYVLAIAGNGLAAAAEADPAVKRGINVMGGQLTYRPVAEAHDLKYVDVDEVLV comes from the coding sequence GTGAAGATCGGGATCCCGCGCGAGATCAAGAACCACGAGTACCGGGTGGCCATCACCCCCTCAGGCGTCCACGAGCTGGTCCGGCACGGCCACTCCGTGTACGTCGAGCAGGGCGCCGGCACCGGATCCTCGATCCCGGACGCCGAGTACGCGGCGGCCGGCGCCACCCTCCTGCGGGACGCCGATCAGGTCTGGGCCACCGCCGACATGGTCCTCAAGGTCAAGGAGCCGGTCGCGGAGGAGTACCACCGCATGCGCGAGGGGCAGCTGCTCTTCACGTACCTGCACCTGGCGGCCTCCAAGGAGTGCACGCAGGCGATGCTGGAGTCCGGGATCACCGGCGTCGCGTACGAGACGGTGCAGCCGGCGGACGGTTCGCTGCCGCTGCTGTTCCCGATGTCGGAGGTGGCGGGCCGGCTGGCGCCGCAGGTCGGCGCGTACCACCTGATGCGGGCGGCGGGCGGCCGCGGCGTGCTGATGGGCGGGGTGTCCGGCACCTCCCCGGCCAAGGTCGTGGTCGTCGGCGCCGGCGTCTCCGGCATGAACGCGGTGGCCGTGGCCACCGGCATGTGGGCCGACGTCACACTGCTGGACATCGACATCGAGAAGCTGCGGGCCGCCGACCGGATGTACCAGGGCCGGATCAGGACCGTCGCGTCCAGCGCCTTCGCTCTGGAGCGGGCCGTCCTGGAGGCGGACCTGGTCGTCGGCGCGGTGCTGGTGCCCGGCGCCCGGGCCCCCAAGCTGATCAGCAACGACCTGGTGTCGCGGATGAAGGAGGGCTCGGTACTGGTCGACATCGCCATCGACCAGGGCGGCTGTTTCGCGGACTCCCGGCCGACGACGCACGCCGACCCGGTCCACCGGGTCCACGGCTCGGTCTTCTACTGCGTCGCGAACATGCCGGGCGCGGTCCCGAACACCTCCACGTACGCGCTGACCAACGTGACCCTGCCGTACGTCCTGGCCATCGCCGGCAACGGCCTGGCGGCCGCGGCCGAGGCCGACCCCGCCGTCAAGCGGGGCATCAATGTGATGGGCGGTCAGCTCACCTACCGGCCGGTGGCCGAGGCGCACGACCTGAAGTACGTGGACGTCGACGAGGTCCTCGTCTAG